A portion of the Hymenobacter gelipurpurascens genome contains these proteins:
- a CDS encoding GNAT family N-acetyltransferase, whose amino-acid sequence MFTISTDPARLDVSVIHRYLSQESYWAQGIPLETVQRAIVNSLNFGVYAPVGRQVAYARVVTDKATFAWLCDVFVLPEFQGQGIGKQLQSEIWQHRELQGLRRYLLATLDAHGLYRQFGFQDLAAPERYLEIKRANPYGTPTAN is encoded by the coding sequence ATGTTCACTATCAGCACCGACCCTGCCCGCCTCGATGTTTCCGTTATCCACCGCTACTTGTCGCAGGAGTCGTACTGGGCGCAAGGCATTCCGCTGGAAACGGTGCAGCGTGCCATAGTGAACTCGCTGAACTTTGGCGTGTATGCTCCCGTTGGCCGGCAGGTGGCCTACGCCCGCGTCGTCACCGACAAAGCTACGTTTGCCTGGCTCTGCGACGTATTCGTGCTGCCGGAGTTTCAGGGCCAGGGCATTGGGAAGCAGCTGCAGTCCGAAATCTGGCAGCACCGAGAGTTGCAGGGGTTGCGCCGCTACCTGCTGGCCACGCTGGATGCCCACGGCCTGTATCGGCAGTTCGGCTTCCAGGACCTCGCCGCACCGGAGCGCTACCTGGAAATAAAGCGAGCTAATCCGTATGGCACGCCTACCGCAAATTAG
- a CDS encoding cation diffusion facilitator family transporter, whose amino-acid sequence MFSLPLKTRYGLLSLVVSVVLVAIKFYAYLLTRSQAVLTDALESIINVVTSGFALYSIYLASLPKDENHPYGHGKIEYLSIGFEGALILIAGVYIFRSAIQALLNPHAVERPDWGMALLAITAIVNLVVGFLLVRAGRQHNSVALVGDGQHLYMDSVSTLVSCLALLLVLFTGNEVFDSGAALLLGVFIVVNGYRMLRRSIGGLMDESDVKTVKQVISELQAHRQPSWIDVHNLRVLRYGSDLHVDCHVTMPYYFTLDETHAQVHRIEEFVASKFDVEVEMFVHADPCTFAACSHCHMPDCPVRQHSFSQEIPWTVANTVKNERHQLLLEEEEQ is encoded by the coding sequence ATGTTTTCACTTCCTCTCAAGACGCGCTACGGACTATTGTCGCTGGTAGTTAGCGTAGTACTGGTGGCTATCAAGTTCTACGCCTACCTGCTCACCCGCTCGCAGGCCGTGCTTACGGATGCCCTGGAGTCCATCATCAACGTGGTGACGAGTGGCTTTGCGCTTTACAGCATCTACCTGGCCAGCCTGCCCAAGGATGAAAATCACCCCTACGGTCACGGCAAAATCGAGTACCTCTCCATTGGGTTCGAAGGCGCCCTGATTCTGATTGCGGGTGTCTATATCTTCCGCTCGGCTATTCAGGCTTTACTGAACCCACACGCGGTAGAGCGGCCCGATTGGGGTATGGCGCTGCTGGCCATCACGGCCATTGTAAACCTGGTAGTGGGGTTCCTGCTGGTGCGGGCCGGCCGCCAACACAACTCGGTGGCGCTGGTGGGCGATGGGCAGCACCTGTACATGGACTCCGTGAGCACGCTGGTGTCGTGCCTGGCGCTGCTGCTGGTGCTGTTTACCGGTAATGAAGTATTTGACTCGGGCGCGGCTTTGCTGCTGGGCGTGTTCATTGTCGTGAACGGCTACCGCATGCTGCGCCGCTCCATTGGTGGCCTGATGGATGAGTCGGATGTGAAGACCGTGAAGCAGGTGATTTCGGAGCTACAGGCGCACCGCCAGCCTTCCTGGATTGATGTGCACAACCTGCGTGTGCTGCGCTACGGCTCCGATCTGCACGTCGATTGCCACGTCACGATGCCTTATTACTTCACCCTCGATGAAACGCACGCCCAGGTGCATCGCATTGAGGAGTTTGTGGCTAGCAAGTTTGATGTAGAGGTAGAAATGTTCGTGCACGCCGACCCCTGCACCTTCGCGGCCTGCTCGCACTGCCACATGCCCGACTGCCCGGTGCGGCAGCATTCCTTCAGCCAGGAAATACCCTGGACGGTAGCCAATACCGTGAAGAACGAGCGGCACCAGCTGCTTTTGGAGGAAGAGGAGCAATAG
- a CDS encoding neutral zinc metallopeptidase: MRASMPAGFDAKLKQHSALLLKNDPQYRDMARRALGLEATTCDDNTLVNQWLGKELSDWKGAGYYVNYTAMLDVPTYDALLFENSSANQTFGPNGEYTQRLTKTFKDLQRFWNIQSSDIVLAAMHGSTLRDRNKLIRTYEAGFGLNEEDAVYYADLVLLILQAFPELRNGDHPIFTFNAFAQEGFEFPPYGTIPSKIIMGDGIMQAYTGIGFGDVAPQAILAHEFGHQIQFQLNLFGDDNTPEATRRTELMADAYSAYFLSHSRGAAMQWKRVQQFLQVFFNIGDCSFNSTGHHGTPTQRMAAAEWGYNLANNAQKQGHILTSQEFTKLFEAQLPVLVKK, from the coding sequence ATGCGCGCTTCTATGCCCGCCGGCTTTGATGCTAAGCTCAAACAACACTCAGCCCTGCTGCTGAAAAACGATCCGCAGTACCGTGACATGGCTCGCCGGGCGCTAGGCCTAGAAGCCACAACGTGTGATGATAACACGCTTGTAAATCAGTGGCTTGGCAAAGAACTATCCGACTGGAAAGGTGCCGGCTACTACGTGAACTATACGGCCATGCTGGATGTGCCTACCTATGATGCATTACTATTTGAGAACAGCTCTGCTAACCAAACCTTTGGCCCCAACGGCGAATACACGCAGCGCCTGACCAAGACATTTAAAGACCTGCAGCGTTTCTGGAACATCCAGTCAAGTGATATTGTGCTGGCTGCTATGCATGGCAGCACCCTGCGCGACCGGAATAAGCTCATCAGAACCTACGAAGCCGGGTTTGGTCTGAACGAAGAAGATGCAGTGTATTATGCCGATCTGGTATTGCTGATTCTACAAGCCTTCCCAGAGTTGCGCAACGGCGACCATCCCATCTTCACCTTCAATGCTTTTGCTCAGGAAGGCTTCGAATTTCCTCCCTACGGCACTATCCCCAGCAAGATTATCATGGGTGATGGTATCATGCAGGCCTACACGGGTATTGGGTTCGGTGATGTAGCTCCCCAGGCCATCTTAGCTCACGAATTCGGTCACCAAATTCAATTTCAACTGAACCTATTTGGCGACGACAACACCCCTGAAGCTACTCGCCGCACTGAACTGATGGCGGACGCCTATTCGGCGTACTTCCTGTCACATTCGCGAGGCGCTGCTATGCAGTGGAAGCGGGTGCAGCAGTTCCTTCAGGTGTTCTTCAACATCGGCGACTGTTCATTCAACAGCACCGGGCACCACGGCACGCCTACCCAACGCATGGCCGCCGCTGAATGGGGCTACAACCTAGCCAACAACGCTCAGAAGCAGGGCCACATCCTCACTAGCCAGGAGTTTACCAAGCTGTTTGAGGCACAGCTGCCTGTGCTGGTAAAGAAATAA
- a CDS encoding PQQ-dependent sugar dehydrogenase, translating into MKLLVTLFLAGALFTCSTSAQTLPVLTTFPVGNSTVTVSALSTGLQVPWELVWGPDNFIWMTERGGRISRVNPTTGAVSPLITLPDVATSSEGGLLGMALHPDFTTSPYVYVVYNYNDNGYKEKLVRLTYANGTLGQPLVLLGNIAATSTHSGSRLLILPDRTLLMTTGDAQDRPAAQDRASLNGKILRLNLDGSIPADNPVASNYSYTFGHRNPQGLVRGSNGLLYSSEHGENAEDEVNIIEPNRNYGWPTVEGLCNLSAEQAYCTANNVREPIFTWAPTVGVAALTYYDHPAIPGWRNSLLAATLRGSKLTQIPLNATGTTAGEGVFSLTSFGRLRAICVSPQGRVYVGTSNQDGRGNPASTDDRILVLENLAYVATPTTAVRQEALGLWPNPARHSVTLRLPAPTSTPAPLELRDALGRVVRTSRFAAGQSAIEISLAGLRPGVYSAQVLTAAGRITQRLLVE; encoded by the coding sequence ATGAAACTTCTGGTTACTCTATTTCTCGCAGGTGCTCTGTTTACATGCTCCACCTCGGCCCAAACGCTACCCGTCCTGACGACTTTTCCGGTGGGCAATTCTACCGTCACGGTTTCGGCCTTAAGCACGGGCCTGCAGGTGCCGTGGGAACTGGTATGGGGGCCCGATAACTTCATCTGGATGACAGAACGCGGCGGCCGCATCAGCCGCGTGAACCCCACTACTGGCGCCGTTTCGCCGCTCATCACGCTCCCGGATGTGGCCACGAGCTCCGAGGGTGGCCTACTGGGCATGGCGCTCCACCCCGATTTCACGACCTCGCCCTACGTCTATGTGGTCTACAACTACAACGACAATGGCTACAAGGAAAAGCTGGTGCGCCTGACCTATGCCAATGGCACGCTAGGCCAGCCGCTGGTACTGCTGGGCAACATTGCGGCCACCAGCACCCACAGCGGCTCTCGTTTGCTCATTCTGCCCGACCGCACCCTGCTTATGACTACCGGCGACGCACAGGACCGCCCCGCTGCCCAAGACCGGGCCTCGCTGAATGGCAAGATTCTGCGCCTCAACCTCGATGGCTCTATTCCGGCCGATAACCCGGTAGCCAGCAATTACAGCTACACCTTCGGGCACCGTAACCCCCAAGGCTTAGTGCGGGGCTCCAATGGACTGCTATATAGCTCAGAGCACGGCGAAAACGCGGAAGATGAAGTGAACATCATTGAGCCCAACCGCAACTATGGCTGGCCTACCGTGGAGGGCCTGTGCAACCTTAGCGCCGAACAGGCCTACTGTACTGCCAACAACGTGCGGGAGCCCATTTTCACTTGGGCTCCTACCGTGGGAGTAGCTGCCCTCACATACTATGACCACCCAGCCATTCCGGGCTGGCGAAACAGTTTGCTGGCGGCTACACTGCGCGGCAGCAAGCTCACCCAAATTCCGCTCAACGCAACGGGTACTACCGCCGGTGAGGGAGTGTTCAGCCTCACGTCGTTTGGGCGGCTGCGGGCTATCTGCGTGTCGCCGCAGGGGCGCGTGTACGTGGGCACCAGCAACCAGGATGGCCGCGGCAACCCTGCCTCTACCGACGACCGGATTCTGGTGCTGGAAAACCTGGCCTACGTAGCCACGCCCACTACTGCCGTCCGCCAGGAAGCTCTAGGCCTATGGCCCAACCCGGCCCGCCACAGCGTTACGCTCAGGCTGCCCGCGCCCACCAGCACCCCGGCGCCCCTGGAACTGCGCGATGCACTGGGCCGGGTGGTCAGGACGAGCCGTTTTGCTGCGGGGCAGTCAGCCATAGAAATATCGTTGGCGGGGCTGCGGCCGGGCGTGTACTCGGCGCAGGTTCTGACTGCCGCTGGGCGCATCACGCAGCGCCTGCTGGTGGAATAG
- a CDS encoding HD domain-containing protein — protein MNTTLASRWYRLTTPLLADAACRTAMLQQLTLAYEGSDRHYHSLKHIKTLLDSAQQHAAGLQDAEVVQLAIWFHDAVYSTRRDDNEKRSAALALEFLGHTSLSEQRRQRVAYLIERTKDHTQPQPATDSDLHFFLDADLQILGAPEADYWQYARQVRQEYRFAPDFMYRRGRRKVLEKLLNCPLLYQTALFRDKLDAQARRNLQAELKAWENGGV, from the coding sequence ATGAATACGACCCTGGCCTCCCGCTGGTACCGCCTCACCACGCCCCTCCTTGCCGATGCCGCGTGCCGGACGGCCATGCTGCAGCAGCTCACCCTGGCCTACGAAGGCTCCGACCGTCATTACCATTCCCTGAAACACATCAAAACCCTGCTCGACAGCGCCCAACAGCACGCGGCCGGGCTGCAGGATGCGGAAGTGGTACAGCTGGCCATCTGGTTTCATGATGCGGTGTACAGCACGCGCCGCGACGACAACGAGAAGCGGAGCGCCGCACTGGCCCTGGAATTCCTAGGCCACACCAGCCTATCAGAGCAGCGCCGTCAGCGCGTGGCCTACCTGATTGAGCGAACCAAAGACCACACCCAGCCCCAGCCCGCCACCGACTCCGACCTGCACTTTTTTCTTGATGCGGACCTACAAATCCTCGGTGCTCCGGAGGCCGACTATTGGCAATACGCCCGCCAGGTGCGACAGGAGTACCGTTTCGCGCCCGATTTTATGTATCGCCGTGGCCGCCGCAAGGTGCTGGAGAAGCTGCTGAACTGCCCCCTGCTCTACCAAACGGCCCTCTTCCGCGACAAGCTGGATGCGCAAGCCCGCCGCAACCTGCAGGCCGAATTGAAAGCCTGGGAGAACGGTGGCGTGTAG